ATTTGAAGGGCAGGGGGCGGAGAAGTTCGCGGCGCCTCCCGGGAGCCGACCAGACAGACCTGCGGGCCGCGCTCTGCAGCCCGCGCATCTTGCACCCCGGATAGCGGTCCCGGCGGGAAGGCCGGCCCGGGTGGACCCTGTTCGGGCCCCTGTGCCCGGGCGGGCAAGATGGCCACGCCCCCGGCGGAGACGGCGCCTCCGGGACACCGTTGGGGACAGAGGTACCCGCGCGGCCCGCCCGCTCTCCCGTTAATGAGTCCCCTCGGGGGGGTTCGTTGGAAACGGAGGGACTCGGGTCAGGCCTGGCTTTGGGTGACCTCTCCCTCATCGCAGTTTCGACATCAGTAAACCAGGGGCATGAGGTCCAGCCTTTAACAGTCTCCTGGGCCTTTTCGTGTCATTAGAGGAGCCCGAGTGATGAGCTTACTGCTTAACAGGTCGCCAagttttatttacaattattatctcATATAGTCCTCATAACAACTCAGTGTGGTTTCATCGTCCTCGTTTATAGGAGGACATTTATGGGAAACTCAGGCTGAGGGAATGAGAGTGCCTAAGGTTACATGATAGAATTGGAACTCAAAAGTCTCCTAGTTTTAGTTGGATGTTCTTTTCTCTATATAACCTCTGCTTCACACACTCGTGGAGTTGTGTTAGAGGCCACAGTACAAGACCTgtaacttattcattcatttgttcattcttcaAATATGCACTCTTATGATTCTTGCTGTAAGAGAGGCAGACCTGCCCCCAAACAGGTTTGGAATCTTAAACAAATCTAAAAGTATTTGTTAATGTTTGGGGGAGGTATTTGTACTTTTGTCACAGGAAAgtgtttccttctgttttaagTAGAGATGGAGATGAATTTTCCCTCTAGTAGTTCCATCTCTCCTGTCAGAAGGACCAGGTGGGACTGGAAGCGTGTTAATGGGCAGTTTGGATGGCAGGGCATTAGGCAGCTGGATTcttatctttttcccttttgttcttcCTCCTTAGGACCAGCTTTCTCCACGGGCCCTACCATTCCCACCTCTTTGGCCTCACTCCATGACAACCACttctccatctctgcctcttttctggtctcccccacccccaagccctgcCACCCGGCTGCTTCCCCGAGCTCCCCCACTACCTCTCCCTCAGGTCCAAGCCCTCACCTCACCATGGGTGGTTCTCCCCccaggaaagggggaggagggaccaGGACCTGAGTTACACAGCGGCTGCCTGGATGGGCTTAGGAGCCTATTTGAGGGACCTCCCTGCCCCTGTCCTGGGGCTTTGATACCTTTCCAAGCCTCTGGGACTGCCCACTCTTCCCCTGCCACTCCATCAGGAGATCCGAGTATGGAGGAGCACCTGGCTGTCATGTATGAGAGACTGAGACAAGAGGTAAGTCAGTTCAGAAGTGGCCTTTGTCCGAAATGGGAAGGGATGTAGGTAATTCTTAAAAATAGGGAGTCAGTCAACTGGATTCTTTCTGGGAACCATGAGACGGGCATAGCAATATGTTATAAACATTTCCCAAGGAAAAGATGCCCCTCAGTTTGGATTAGAGAAGTTAAACATGGGATGAGATGACCTTTCACTCATGAATAAGGAGACACTAAATATAGAAAACTGAGAAATAGgatcatcttttctttcctcctggtcTGATGCCTTCTTCCACCTAGCTTCCCAGTCTCTTCCTTCACTCCCACGACTACACTCTCTACTCATCGGATGTGGAATTCATCAATGAGATCCTGAACATGCGTACCAAGTGAGAATCCACGAATGGGTAGGGCCTTGGGGAGGAAAAGGACCCAATGCTATTTTCACTTATTAGAGAATGTCCTAGGCTGCTTCTCACTGCTGCTCCCCATCCCATTGTCAGATACCAGTTTGGTTTTCTCATTCTGCCATTATGagatttctttcccattcctTCCTCCCAGAGGCCGGACATGGTACATCCTGTCACTGACCCTCTGCCGCTTCCTGGCCTGGAATTATTTTGCACAGCTTCGGCTGGAGGTTCTACAGCTGACCCGCCACCCTGAGAATTGGACCCTGCAAGCCCGCTGGCGGCTTGTGGGGCTGCCCATCCACCTACTCTTTCTGCGTTTCTATAAGCGTGACAAGGAAGAGCTTTACCGGtaagagaagtgagaaaagaaacaCTACAATTTCCTAATCTTACCCTTTTGGGAATCTATGGTCTAGTCTTCTAGACAATCCTGGATCTACCCTGACTTGACCGcaggctccttgagggcaggatctttttttttgtctacttTAATCTAACAAAAAATAGGGACTCTGAATATATTAGGAAGCTTCtgaactcagtttcttcatgtacattacctggcacatagtaggtactcaaatacttattgaacaggTGAAAATTCCTGTCTCATAAGTGGTGCCTCACAACCTTAGGTAAAGTACCTGGTAaatttctggcacagagtagaaTCCCAAGAAATTCTTAGGCTCAGCCCaaaccagtggttcccaaactttgctgCACAGTGGAATCATCcaggaatctttttaaaatatcggtgccagacattctgatttaattgggcCAGGGAACAAcctcaggatttttaaaagatccccaggtgatatAATATGTAGTAAAGTTTAGGAACTACTAAACAAATGCTTGAATTAAACTTTGGGACCAGTCCCCTTCTCCCTCAGTGAGCCTCTCTCCCTTCACCAGGACCTATGATGCCTATTCCACCTTCTACCTGAATTCCGAAGGCCTCATTTGTCGCCATCGCCTAGACAAAGTGAGTCCTAGGgctgggtaggggtggggtgacGGGGTAGAACATCCCACCAGCTGGCATTAACCTTTCTCCCTGCAGCTGATGCCTTCACACTCACCCCCAACGCCCGTGAAGAAGCTGCTAGTGGGAGCCCTGGTGACTCTGGGGCTGTCGGAGCCAGAACCCAACTTACACCTGTGTTCCAAGGGCTGATCAGGAACTGGGGCAGAGGCAGCACGGAAGACTTGCTACGCacaagaggagga
This is a stretch of genomic DNA from Balaenoptera musculus isolate JJ_BM4_2016_0621 chromosome 11, mBalMus1.pri.v3, whole genome shotgun sequence. It encodes these proteins:
- the C11H6orf136 gene encoding LOW QUALITY PROTEIN: uncharacterized protein C6orf136 homolog (The sequence of the model RefSeq protein was modified relative to this genomic sequence to represent the inferred CDS: inserted 1 base in 1 codon; deleted 4 bases in 3 codons; substituted 3 bases at 3 genomic stop codons), whose translation is MYQPSRGAARRLGPCLRAYQARPQVRAEGKREGRRGGGERPSPESACGAERAPRFAQAQXRPPLLPTCAGRRVXGLGVVGIGGRRRLPCRARDVGLPGLRGQGLEAGAVGRVRISPAFPRLPVPGGDLKGRGRRSXAAPPGSRPDRPAGRALQPAHLAPGXRSRREGRPGWTLFGPLCPGGQDGHAPGGDGASGTPLGTEDQLSPRALPFPPLWPHSMTTTSPSLPLFWSPPPPSPATRLLPRAPPLPLPQVQALTSPWVVLPPGKGEEGPGPELHSGCLDGLRSLFEGPPCPCPGALIPFQASGTAHSSPATPSGDPSMEEHLAVMYERLRQELPSLFLHSHDYTLYSSDVEFINEILNMRTKGRTWYILSLTLCRFLAWNYFAQLRLEVLQLTRHPENWTLQARWRLVGLPIHLLFLRFYKRDKEELYRTYDAYSTFYLNSEGLICRHRLDKLMPSHSPPTPVKKLLVGALVTLGLSEPEPNLHLCSKG